The Cyclobacteriaceae bacterium DNA segment TGGCGATTACCCGGTAATTGGTAGCCAGAACAGGGGTGAGTTTCGACCAAATCTGATTCGTCTCACAAAATCCATGGATCAGTACTATTGGAAAACCCTTGCCCTCCTCGGTATAATGTATCATGAAAATTATCAGGCTGGTTTATGCACCAGTTCAAGCATTTCATGCACGGCCTTTTCGATATGCTCAGCATCAAAGCCGCATTCATGATGCAACTCGGATTGTTCGCCATGCTCCACTACACGGTCAGGAATACCGAGTCGTCTTACTTCAGCATGATAGTTATGATCGGCCATAAATTCCAGAACTGCACTACCAAAGCCTCCCTGAATGCAGCCATCTTCCACCGTAATGATTTTCTTGTATGATGCGAAAATCTTGTGCAGCAATTTTTCATCCAGCGGTTTTACGAACCGCATATCATAATGCCCAATGGAGATTCCTTTTTTCTCCAATCGCTCGCTAACCTCAACGGCATAATTTCCGATATGACCAAGGGTCAGGATGGCAACCTCTTCGCCTTCGCGAATTACTCTTCCTGTACCAATTTCGATTGCTTCAAATGGTGTTCGCCAGTTGGGCATCACGCCCTGTCCACGCGGATAGCGAATAGAGAAAGCCGTTTTTGTTCTGGGCAACGATGCCGTATACATCAGGTTGCGAAGCTCCTGCTCATTCATCGGAGCCGATACAATCATGTTGGGCACACAACGGAAGTAAGCAATGTCGTATGCACCGTGGTGCGTTGGTCCATCGGCACCAGCAAAACCTGCGCGGTCAAGACAGAAATTCACCGGAAGATTCTGGATACACACATCATGCACTACCTGATCATAGGCGCGTTGCATGAATGAACTGTAAATGTTACAGAACGGAATGATGCCTTGTGTTGCCAAACCAGCCGAGAATGTAACGGCATGCTGTTCGGCAATGCCCACATCAAAAGCCCTATCCGGCATTTCTTTCATCATAATGTTCATGGAAGAGCCGGAAGGCATGGCGGGTGTTATCCCAACAATTTTATCATTTTGTTTAGCAAGCTCGACAAGTGTGTGACCAAATACATCCTGGTACTTGGGCGCCTGCGGCTTGTCGTACACCTTTTTATGTATCTCGCCCGTAATCTTATCGAACGTACCAGGTGCATGCCATGTGGTAGCGTTACCCGATTCAGCCGGGGCATAGCCCTTGCCCTTAACAGTAACGCAGTGCAAAATTTTAGGCCCCTTAATCGACTTCAAATCGTTCAGAATACTCACCAAATGATTCACATCGTGACCATCAACCGGACCAAAGTATCGCAGGTTAAGTGATTCAAAAAAGTTGCTTTGACTCAGTACAGTTGACTTTATCCCATTCTCAATCTTCGAAACAATCTCCTGTGCGTTTTTACCAAACGATGACAGTTTGCCCAGCAGGTTCCACACCTCATCCTTAAGTTTGTTGTATGTCTTGGACGTGGTGATGTCAGTCAGGTAATCTTTTAGCGCACCCACATTCGGGTCAATCGACATGCAGTTATCGTTCAGGATAATCAACAAGTTGGCATTTGAAACACCCGCATGATTTAATCCTTCAAAAGCAATACCGCCTGTAAGGGCTCCATCTCCGATTACGGCAATGTGATGCTTATCCTCTTCTTTCAAATATTTTGATGCTACCGCCATACCCAACGCTGCCGATACAGAGGTAGAGGAGTGCCCCACACCAAACGCATCGTATTCACTTTCGCTTCGCTTGGGAAAGCCAGAAATACCTCCATAAAAACGATTGGTATGAAACACATTTTTCCGGCCTGTTAGAATTTTGTGGCCGTAAGCCTGGTGGCCTACATCCCAAACCAATTGATCGCTGGGTGTATTAAAAACATAGTGCAGCGCAGCCGTAAGCTCAACTACGCCCAGGCTTGCCCCGAAATGCCCTCCATAAACAGACACGTTGTCAATGATG contains these protein-coding regions:
- the dxs gene encoding 1-deoxy-D-xylulose-5-phosphate synthase; translated protein: MLITPGPLLAKINSPDDVKKLDQAQLVQLCDELRHFIIDNVSVYGGHFGASLGVVELTAALHYVFNTPSDQLVWDVGHQAYGHKILTGRKNVFHTNRFYGGISGFPKRSESEYDAFGVGHSSTSVSAALGMAVASKYLKEEDKHHIAVIGDGALTGGIAFEGLNHAGVSNANLLIILNDNCMSIDPNVGALKDYLTDITTSKTYNKLKDEVWNLLGKLSSFGKNAQEIVSKIENGIKSTVLSQSNFFESLNLRYFGPVDGHDVNHLVSILNDLKSIKGPKILHCVTVKGKGYAPAESGNATTWHAPGTFDKITGEIHKKVYDKPQAPKYQDVFGHTLVELAKQNDKIVGITPAMPSGSSMNIMMKEMPDRAFDVGIAEQHAVTFSAGLATQGIIPFCNIYSSFMQRAYDQVVHDVCIQNLPVNFCLDRAGFAGADGPTHHGAYDIAYFRCVPNMIVSAPMNEQELRNLMYTASLPRTKTAFSIRYPRGQGVMPNWRTPFEAIEIGTGRVIREGEEVAILTLGHIGNYAVEVSERLEKKGISIGHYDMRFVKPLDEKLLHKIFASYKKIITVEDGCIQGGFGSAVLEFMADHNYHAEVRRLGIPDRVVEHGEQSELHHECGFDAEHIEKAVHEMLELVHKPA